In the Nomascus leucogenys isolate Asia chromosome 5, Asia_NLE_v1, whole genome shotgun sequence genome, one interval contains:
- the TNFSF11 gene encoding tumor necrosis factor ligand superfamily member 11 isoform X2, whose translation MDPNRISEDGTHCIYRILRLHENADFQDTTLESQDAKLIPDSCRRIKQAFQGAVQKELQHIVGSQHIRAEKAMVDGSWLDLAKRSKLEAQPFAHLTINATDIPSGSHKVSLSSWYHDRGWAKISNMTFSNGKLIVNQDGFYYLYANICFRHHETSGDLATEYLQLMVYVTKTSIKIPSSHTLMKGGSTKYWSGNSEFHFYSINVGGFFKLRSGEEISVEVSNPSLLDPDQDATYFGAFKVRDID comes from the exons ATGGATCCTAATAGAATATCAGAAGATGGCACTCACTGCATTTATAGAATTTTGAGACTCCATGAAAATGCAGATTTTCAAGACACAACTCTGGAGAGTCAAGATGCAAAATTAATACCTGATTCATGTAGGAGAATTAAACAGGCCTTTCAAGGAGCTGTGCAAAAG gAATTACAACATATCGTTGGATCACAGCACATCAGGGCAGAAAAAG CGATGGTGGATGGTTCATGGTTAGATCTGGCCAAGAGGAGCAAGCTTGAAGCTCAGCCTTTTGCTCATCTCACTATTAATGCCACTGACATCCCATCTG GTTCCCATAAAGTGAGTCTGTCCTCTTGGTACCATGATCGGGGTTGGGCCAAGATCTCCAACATGACTTTTAGCAATGGAAAACTGATAGTTAATCaggatggcttttattacctgtATGCCAACATTTGCTTTCGACATCATGAAACTTCAGGAGACCTAGCTACAGAGTATCTTCAACTAATGGTGTACGTCACTAAAACCAGCATCAAAATCCCAAGTTCTCATACCCTGATGAAAGGAGGAAGCACCAAGTATTGGTCAGGGAATtctgaattccatttttattccatAAACGTTGGTGGATTTTTTAAGTTACGGTCTGGTGAGGAAATCAGCGTCGAGGTCTCCAACCCCTCCCTACTGGATCCGGATCAGGATGCAACATACTTTGGGGCTTTTAAAGTTCGAGATATAGATTGA